The Carnobacterium divergens genome includes a window with the following:
- a CDS encoding MGDG synthase family glycosyltransferase → MDKAPKILILTGSYGNGHLEVTRALIEELHRVGITDITTSDLFYEAHPIVTTVTKYLYIKSFTRYRNLYGFLYYNFDNQLKEHSFDKFTDSYGYIRLNQLMKNNDFDLVINTFPMQVFPAYKKKVGKQIPFVNVLTDFCLHTRWVSKEIDHFFVSCDHLKNELVEAGIPQETITISGIPIKEQFYLQKQEKQQKQNSRSSKKNLLISAGAYGVLTNLADILEELKSKEDLTIVVVCGNNKNLFDSLSAQFSDQPTIEIKGFVSEMAKLMSQADIMITKPGGISLSEALAIQTPLILTPGVPGQESENAQLFEKECMAIVTKTEEEIIPAIYQLLKQPLLAKNLVQHMEEHFYPHAAKTIITDSLALAGISINEKVD, encoded by the coding sequence TTGGACAAAGCTCCCAAAATACTCATTTTAACAGGTAGCTATGGAAACGGGCATCTTGAAGTAACAAGAGCACTGATAGAAGAACTTCATCGCGTGGGTATCACAGATATCACCACGTCGGATTTATTTTATGAAGCTCATCCCATTGTCACCACTGTTACAAAATACCTATACATTAAAAGCTTTACTAGATACCGTAATCTCTATGGCTTTCTTTACTATAATTTTGACAATCAATTAAAAGAACACAGCTTTGATAAGTTTACGGATTCCTATGGCTACATTCGTTTGAATCAATTAATGAAAAACAATGACTTCGATTTGGTCATCAACACCTTTCCTATGCAAGTCTTTCCAGCCTATAAGAAAAAAGTTGGCAAGCAGATTCCTTTTGTCAATGTGTTAACTGATTTTTGTTTGCACACTCGCTGGGTCTCAAAAGAAATTGATCATTTTTTTGTTTCTTGCGATCATTTAAAAAATGAGCTAGTTGAAGCTGGCATCCCTCAAGAAACGATCACCATTTCTGGCATTCCGATCAAAGAACAGTTTTACTTGCAAAAACAAGAAAAACAGCAAAAACAAAATTCTCGTTCTAGCAAAAAAAATCTTTTGATTTCTGCAGGTGCGTACGGCGTCTTAACCAATTTGGCAGATATTCTTGAAGAATTAAAATCAAAAGAAGACCTAACCATTGTGGTGGTGTGTGGCAACAATAAGAATCTTTTCGACTCTTTATCGGCGCAATTTTCAGATCAACCTACCATTGAGATCAAAGGATTTGTTTCTGAAATGGCTAAATTAATGAGTCAAGCCGATATTATGATCACCAAACCAGGAGGCATTTCTTTATCAGAAGCCCTTGCGATTCAAACACCTTTAATTCTAACTCCTGGCGTCCCCGGACAAGAAAGTGAAAATGCGCAATTATTTGAAAAAGAATGTATGGCTATTGTAACTAAAACTGAAGAAGAAATTATTCCCGCTATTTATCAATTATTAAAACAACCCTTATTAGCAAAAAATCTCGTTCAGCATATGGAAGAACATTTTTATCCACATGCTGCTAAGACCATTATTACAGATTCGCTAGCTTTAGCAGGTATTTCTATCAATGAAAAAGTTGACTAA
- a CDS encoding DUF948 domain-containing protein — protein sequence MTGGEIAAIIAAVAFAVLVLFIVMAVMKITKIMEEISKTVKEANNSIEVITKDVDSLSIEVEGLLNKSNVLLDDVNGKLGMTDPLFQAIGDLGVTVSDLNQSSRNLAGHVTGATKKTAQASVISKIGRTAWSMNKNRKAKKVSKQSL from the coding sequence ATGACAGGTGGAGAAATTGCAGCAATTATTGCAGCAGTTGCATTTGCCGTTTTAGTTTTGTTTATCGTGATGGCAGTGATGAAAATTACTAAAATTATGGAAGAAATCTCTAAAACAGTAAAAGAAGCAAACAACAGTATCGAAGTGATTACGAAAGATGTCGATAGTTTATCGATTGAAGTTGAAGGGCTATTGAATAAATCCAATGTTTTATTAGATGATGTCAACGGCAAATTAGGTATGACAGACCCTCTATTCCAAGCAATTGGTGATTTGGGTGTGACGGTTTCTGATTTAAACCAATCAAGTCGTAATTTAGCAGGGCATGTAACAGGCGCAACTAAGAAAACTGCGCAAGCTTCCGTTATTTCAAAAATTGGCCGTACGGCATGGTCAATGAATAAAAATCGTAAAGCTAAAAAAGTATCGAAACAATCACTATAA
- a CDS encoding mechanosensitive ion channel family protein, which yields MNQDVDSSVTNDVVEKVSNSTNLFVNYWHSIDWNNILALLINKSIQLVFITFLFFVFRKIGKVFLDKSFNNYKKKKYVSENRSNTLYTLSLNIFHYVMVFFYAYALLSILGVPVATLIAGAGVVGIAIGLGAQGFISDIVTGFFIILEKQLDVGDFVKLDLIEGNVVAVGLRTTQVKSVNGTLNYIPNRNITIVSNLSRGNMRALIDIHLMPNPDIEKVASIIEAVNEELVPLHQEIVQGPTNLGLTDLGNGQLAMRIVIFTLNGSQYQIQNEFLQKYIVALTAAGVEIPVSPLNLTK from the coding sequence ATGAATCAAGATGTAGATAGTTCTGTCACAAATGACGTGGTTGAAAAAGTATCCAATAGCACCAATCTATTTGTTAATTATTGGCATAGTATTGATTGGAACAACATTTTAGCCTTGCTTATCAATAAATCAATCCAACTTGTTTTTATTACCTTTTTATTTTTTGTCTTTCGTAAAATAGGAAAAGTTTTTCTTGATAAAAGCTTTAATAATTATAAGAAGAAAAAATATGTTTCAGAAAACCGTTCAAACACACTTTATACCTTATCATTAAATATTTTCCACTATGTGATGGTTTTTTTCTATGCTTATGCTTTACTGTCAATTTTAGGTGTTCCTGTTGCAACCTTAATCGCTGGTGCTGGAGTCGTAGGGATTGCAATTGGTCTTGGCGCACAAGGCTTTATTAGCGACATTGTTACCGGGTTTTTCATTATTTTAGAAAAGCAACTAGATGTTGGCGATTTTGTTAAACTAGATTTAATTGAAGGAAATGTAGTCGCCGTTGGCCTCAGAACAACGCAAGTTAAAAGCGTTAATGGTACATTAAATTATATTCCAAACCGCAACATCACGATTGTCAGCAACTTATCTAGAGGCAATATGCGCGCATTAATCGACATTCATCTGATGCCAAATCCTGATATTGAAAAAGTTGCCAGTATCATTGAAGCTGTTAATGAAGAATTGGTTCCACTTCACCAAGAAATCGTCCAAGGACCTACTAATTTAGGCTTAACTGATTTAGGAAATGGACAGCTTGCGATGCGAATTGTTATTTTCACTCTAAATGGCAGCCAATATCAGATTCAAAATGAATTTTTACAAAAATACATTGTGGCCTTAACAGCTGCAGGCGTTGAAATCCCTGTTTCACCTTTGAACTTAACAAAATAA
- a CDS encoding YtxH domain-containing protein has product MAKKGGFLLGTIIGGTAAAITALLFAPKSGKELRGDINDKANDFKETAKDYADIAVDKGTEISRVAKDATEDIKVNLKDTANQFADQLKQTSKEVESDLEDIHTELDSNKEELKSDLEDTKDTAVAGARNVADEVKSAANDVKGEAKKTAETVKSDAKDVANEAKDQAKDVKEDVKATVKDAQK; this is encoded by the coding sequence ATGGCTAAAAAAGGTGGATTTTTACTAGGAACAATTATTGGTGGTACAGCTGCAGCAATTACAGCATTATTATTTGCACCAAAATCAGGAAAAGAATTACGTGGCGATATTAACGATAAAGCCAATGACTTCAAAGAAACTGCAAAAGACTATGCAGATATCGCTGTAGATAAAGGAACTGAAATTAGTCGTGTTGCAAAAGATGCTACAGAAGATATCAAAGTAAACTTAAAAGATACTGCGAATCAATTTGCAGATCAATTAAAACAAACATCTAAAGAAGTAGAATCAGATTTAGAAGATATTCATACTGAATTAGATAGCAACAAAGAAGAGTTGAAATCAGACTTAGAAGATACAAAAGATACAGCTGTAGCAGGCGCTAGAAATGTTGCAGATGAAGTGAAATCAGCAGCTAATGATGTAAAAGGCGAAGCGAAAAAAACGGCTGAAACAGTGAAATCAGATGCAAAAGATGTTGCTAATGAAGCCAAAGATCAAGCAAAAGATGTTAAAGAAGACGTTAAAGCAACCGTTAAAGACGCTCAAAAATAA
- a CDS encoding LTA synthase family protein, whose protein sequence is MNKINSLLNTRLGFFTLSVIFFWAKTYYGYQADFSLGVTGPLQQFILIINPIATTLFIFSIALYFKKPKSAYIALFVLYFLTSALIYANVIYYREFTDFLTVNTMLGVKSVSGGLNSSAFALVNFSDAFYWLDFIILIALLASKKVKIDPRPFKKRYAFATTALAIAIFSANLSLAESNRPQLLTRTFDRNYIVKYLGLNVFTVYDGIKTAQANQVKANADVSDMDDVLDYLNEHRAEPNPATFGSAKGRNVVYIHLESFQQFLIDYKLKDENGVEHEVTPFLNSLYHDQSTSSYQNFFHQVGQGKTSDAETILENSLFGLPQGSAFTQAGSSNTFQAAPKILHDNGNYTSAVFHGNVGSFWNRDDTYKSLGYNYFFDASYYDTSEGNTLEYGLKDKLLFQESAQYLEQLQQPFYTKFITVTNHFPYPLDDANVSFPRASTGDSTIDGYFATAHYLDQSIKEMFDYLKAAGLYDNTVFVLYGDHYGISNSRNPSLAPLLGKESSEWNDYDNAMLQRVPLMFHIPGQTNGGIKEEFGGQIDVLPTLLNLLGVDAKSYIQFGTDLTSSEHDQTVTFRNGNFVTPTYTVIGSKIYDTKTGVLMEEPSQEVLDEVEKLRLGVEKQLNLSDSIINSDLLRFYTPDGFKPVTPSDYSYKKQKEQIDDITKKLGKESTSLYSKNNNTSTVDLYKTDAPELAPPASDSTTSEEESSAN, encoded by the coding sequence ATGAATAAAATAAACTCTTTATTAAACACCCGGTTGGGTTTTTTCACCCTAAGTGTTATCTTCTTTTGGGCTAAAACCTATTATGGGTACCAAGCCGATTTTTCATTAGGCGTGACTGGACCGTTACAACAATTCATCCTAATCATTAATCCAATCGCAACAACATTGTTTATCTTTTCCATTGCACTTTACTTTAAAAAACCAAAAAGTGCCTATATTGCGTTGTTTGTTTTGTACTTCTTAACATCGGCGTTAATTTATGCCAACGTGATTTATTACCGAGAATTCACAGACTTCTTGACTGTTAACACTATGTTAGGCGTGAAGAGCGTTTCAGGTGGGCTAAACTCAAGTGCCTTTGCTTTAGTCAACTTCTCCGATGCGTTCTATTGGTTAGACTTTATTATTCTAATCGCCTTGCTTGCTTCTAAAAAAGTCAAGATTGATCCTCGTCCCTTCAAAAAACGCTATGCCTTTGCTACTACAGCATTAGCGATTGCTATTTTCAGTGCTAACTTAAGTTTAGCAGAAAGCAATCGTCCACAACTGTTAACAAGAACCTTTGACCGTAACTACATCGTTAAATACCTCGGCTTAAATGTTTTTACCGTTTACGATGGAATTAAAACTGCTCAAGCAAACCAAGTCAAAGCAAATGCTGATGTCTCAGATATGGATGATGTTCTAGACTATTTAAATGAACATCGTGCAGAACCAAATCCAGCAACTTTTGGCTCTGCTAAAGGACGAAATGTTGTTTACATCCATCTAGAAAGTTTCCAACAATTTTTAATTGATTATAAATTAAAAGATGAAAATGGCGTAGAACATGAAGTTACACCATTTTTAAACAGTCTCTATCATGACCAAAGTACCAGCAGCTACCAAAATTTCTTCCATCAGGTTGGACAAGGAAAAACCAGTGATGCTGAAACGATTCTTGAAAATTCACTATTTGGCTTGCCTCAAGGCTCTGCCTTTACTCAAGCAGGATCGTCAAATACCTTCCAAGCAGCTCCAAAAATTTTACACGATAACGGCAATTACACAAGCGCTGTTTTCCACGGAAATGTTGGTTCTTTCTGGAATCGTGACGATACCTATAAATCACTAGGATACAATTATTTCTTTGATGCTAGTTACTACGATACTTCTGAGGGAAATACATTAGAGTATGGCTTAAAAGATAAACTTCTTTTCCAAGAATCTGCTCAATATTTAGAACAATTGCAACAACCTTTCTACACAAAATTCATAACCGTAACCAATCATTTCCCGTACCCTCTTGATGATGCAAATGTAAGTTTCCCAAGAGCTTCTACAGGAGATAGCACAATTGATGGTTACTTTGCCACTGCTCATTACCTAGATCAATCTATCAAAGAAATGTTTGACTATTTAAAAGCAGCTGGATTATATGACAATACAGTATTCGTTCTTTACGGAGACCACTACGGTATTTCCAACTCCCGTAATCCTTCTTTAGCTCCATTGTTAGGAAAAGAATCGAGTGAATGGAACGACTATGACAATGCCATGCTTCAACGTGTTCCACTTATGTTCCATATCCCTGGTCAAACAAATGGCGGAATCAAAGAAGAGTTTGGTGGCCAAATTGATGTGCTGCCTACGCTACTCAACTTACTTGGTGTTGATGCAAAAAGTTACATTCAATTCGGAACTGATTTAACTTCAAGCGAACACGATCAAACTGTCACTTTCCGTAATGGAAATTTCGTAACTCCAACATACACTGTTATCGGGTCAAAAATTTATGACACAAAAACAGGTGTCTTAATGGAAGAACCTTCTCAAGAAGTCCTTGATGAAGTTGAAAAATTAAGATTGGGTGTAGAAAAACAATTAAATCTTTCAGATAGCATCATTAACAGTGATTTATTAAGATTCTATACTCCAGATGGATTTAAACCTGTTACTCCATCTGATTACAGTTATAAAAAACAAAAAGAACAAATTGATGACATTACTAAAAAATTAGGCAAAGAATCTACAAGTTTATATAGTAAAAACAACAATACTTCAACTGTTGACCTATATAAAACAGATGCACCTGAATTAGCTCCACCTGCATCTGATTCTACTACTTCTGAAGAAGAGTCGTCAGCCAACTAA
- a CDS encoding GGDEF domain-containing protein, translated as MQTSQLLIRSLENISVIYFFISVIFYLFDGKEIITVYSDYWKKALFGISFGLLALLLTETAIKQGSSELSYSLIPIFICFYLAGPFAGLTSFFVLSVTDRVAFSFFNVTYMLVIFMFLIVLKVWEKRSVKAFSIVLFILIVYSLVLIFIFYPTAIWKPSIWIFELFCYLSSVICYFFINKQRIYFQSHLTLVDESRKDFLTELFNRNYLIKLIKQRDAKQKKYSLLLLDIDHFKKINDQYGHAAGDTTLMQFAALLMRKTTGSNSLVFRYGGEEFIILVDETDREKVTKLAETIRVAVETYPFILSEEQKIAVTTSIGVSFKVDEKQRYQEIINQADEALYQGKSQNRNQVVVFDRE; from the coding sequence ATGCAAACTAGTCAACTTTTGATTCGTTCCCTTGAAAATATTAGTGTGATTTACTTTTTTATCTCTGTGATTTTTTATTTATTTGATGGAAAGGAAATCATTACGGTTTATTCTGATTACTGGAAAAAAGCTTTATTTGGGATTTCTTTTGGACTATTAGCGCTTTTGCTTACGGAAACGGCAATTAAACAAGGATCAAGTGAACTATCCTACAGTTTAATTCCTATTTTTATTTGCTTTTATTTAGCAGGACCTTTTGCAGGCTTGACGAGTTTTTTTGTTTTGTCTGTAACCGATAGAGTCGCGTTTAGTTTTTTTAATGTTACTTATATGTTAGTGATTTTTATGTTTTTAATTGTTTTAAAAGTTTGGGAGAAGAGATCAGTTAAAGCTTTTTCGATTGTTCTTTTTATTTTAATTGTCTATTCCTTAGTGCTTATTTTTATTTTCTATCCCACAGCAATTTGGAAACCGAGTATTTGGATATTTGAATTATTTTGTTATCTTTCTTCGGTTATTTGTTACTTCTTCATTAATAAACAACGGATTTATTTTCAAAGTCATTTAACTTTAGTGGATGAATCAAGGAAAGATTTTTTAACCGAGCTTTTTAATCGTAATTATCTGATTAAATTAATTAAACAAAGAGATGCGAAGCAAAAAAAATACAGTCTATTACTGCTGGATATTGACCATTTTAAAAAAATTAATGATCAATATGGTCATGCAGCAGGTGACACGACTTTAATGCAATTTGCAGCGCTGTTAATGCGAAAGACGACTGGCAGCAATTCCCTTGTTTTTCGCTATGGTGGGGAAGAATTTATCATTTTAGTTGATGAAACAGATCGTGAAAAAGTAACGAAGTTGGCCGAAACAATTCGGGTGGCTGTGGAGACGTATCCTTTCATTTTATCTGAAGAACAAAAAATAGCAGTGACGACATCGATTGGGGTCTCTTTTAAAGTGGATGAAAAACAACGTTATCAAGAAATAATCAATCAAGCAGATGAAGCCTTGTATCAAGGGAAGTCTCAAAATCGTAATCAAGTGGTTGTTTTTGATAGGGAGTAA
- a CDS encoding VanZ family protein — protein MFFLNRLYEYTEAVFGDTINHFPLVKLIFYSLDKTLVYFLIWFLLRAFYLIVTKKKTSFFLGRELLLNGFVFYFILLFQLTVFRGEYTIMNVYIEWRPISEVNWEPFTETFKLTNGTSQFDFFYNLYGNIFWFIPMGCCLGFLFKKRHPFFKVVMIGFLCSLSIETMQFLFRTGVADIDDLIFNTIGTILGYMFYEFIFLLKKTVSKKATSH, from the coding sequence ATGTTTTTCTTAAATAGGTTATATGAATACACTGAGGCGGTTTTTGGGGACACAATCAATCATTTTCCGTTGGTTAAGTTAATTTTTTATAGTCTGGATAAAACGCTTGTCTACTTTTTAATTTGGTTCCTTTTGCGTGCTTTTTATTTAATTGTTACAAAAAAGAAGACGTCTTTTTTTCTTGGAAGAGAGCTGCTTCTAAATGGATTTGTGTTTTATTTTATTTTACTTTTCCAGCTGACTGTTTTTCGTGGAGAGTATACAATAATGAATGTTTATATTGAGTGGCGTCCAATCAGTGAAGTAAATTGGGAACCTTTTACAGAAACGTTTAAGCTAACTAATGGAACTTCTCAATTTGATTTTTTCTATAATTTATATGGCAATATTTTTTGGTTTATTCCAATGGGATGTTGTTTAGGCTTTCTATTTAAAAAAAGACATCCTTTTTTTAAAGTGGTAATGATTGGTTTTCTATGTTCTCTTTCAATTGAGACTATGCAGTTTCTTTTTAGAACTGGGGTAGCAGATATCGATGATTTGATTTTTAACACAATTGGTACGATTCTTGGGTATATGTTTTATGAATTCATTTTTTTACTTAAAAAAACAGTCAGCAAAAAAGCAACTAGCCATTAA
- a CDS encoding DUF5105 domain-containing protein, which translates to MKNRILPILAVLSISITLLAGCTKKIDSEDAISSYINAYIYSDETDTLQKAFAEKETDLAKEDKENFTSSLKEQFKLGDDYDPKLDELYQIYQTNLKKNTKFSTKILHEKSDKATVEVTVSGLKELNLDNLEEEISQKIAANPDLINEDLSEEDAQKVINQLAFDIYSEKIKANTETKEPVKLSISLKENPDDKNAWVIQNENDIFKELSDAFGV; encoded by the coding sequence ATGAAAAATAGAATTTTACCCATTTTAGCTGTATTGAGTATTAGCATAACCTTGTTAGCTGGTTGTACGAAAAAAATTGATTCAGAAGACGCAATCTCAAGCTATATCAACGCCTATATTTATAGTGACGAAACCGACACCTTACAAAAAGCCTTTGCTGAAAAAGAAACGGACTTGGCTAAAGAAGACAAAGAAAACTTTACAAGCTCTTTAAAAGAACAGTTTAAATTAGGTGATGATTACGATCCGAAACTAGATGAACTTTATCAAATTTATCAAACGAATTTGAAAAAAAACACTAAATTTTCAACCAAAATTTTACATGAAAAATCAGATAAAGCAACTGTTGAAGTAACCGTTTCTGGTTTGAAAGAATTGAATTTAGATAACCTTGAAGAAGAAATTTCCCAAAAGATAGCAGCTAACCCCGATCTAATCAACGAAGATTTGTCTGAAGAAGATGCCCAAAAAGTAATCAATCAATTAGCTTTTGACATTTATTCAGAAAAAATTAAAGCAAATACTGAAACAAAAGAACCTGTAAAATTATCCATTTCGCTAAAAGAAAACCCCGATGATAAAAATGCTTGGGTGATTCAAAACGAAAATGATATTTTTAAAGAATTAAGCGACGCCTTTGGTGTATAA
- a CDS encoding multidrug efflux MFS transporter, with protein sequence MVEKAKATRTIWQRNLKILWIGCFLAGMGFSLVMPFMSLYIDTLGDFSQKQLSLWSGVTFSSTFLVTAIVSPYWGRLADRKGRKLMLLRSALGMAIVIGLMGSVTNVYQLIGLRLLQGVFSGFISNATALIATQVPREQSGKTLGTLTTGSVTGTLLGPFFGGGIAELFGYRIPFLLTGVLLLLVFFLCLFFVKEEFQPVEKGTELSGREVLKNLTYPKVIIGMFVTTMMIQVAANSISPILSLYIKELLGANQNVAFISGIVASVPGIATLIAAPRLGALGDKIGSERILMAGLIFSICLLIPMAFVTNVWQLAVLRFFLGISDAALIPAVQAILTKNSPHVVAGRIFSYNQSFQAMGNVMGPLIGSMISSSLGFRGVFIITPMFVLFNFLLVRRNTKSIHHQR encoded by the coding sequence ATGGTAGAAAAAGCAAAAGCAACAAGAACTATCTGGCAACGAAATTTAAAAATACTTTGGATTGGTTGTTTTTTAGCGGGGATGGGCTTTAGTTTAGTGATGCCATTTATGTCTTTGTATATAGACACGTTAGGGGACTTTTCTCAAAAGCAATTAAGCCTTTGGAGTGGGGTAACCTTTAGTTCAACGTTCTTAGTAACAGCAATTGTTTCTCCTTATTGGGGGCGTTTGGCCGATCGAAAAGGGCGAAAATTAATGTTGTTACGCTCAGCGTTAGGGATGGCCATTGTAATTGGTTTAATGGGAAGTGTAACGAATGTCTACCAATTGATTGGATTGCGTTTGTTACAAGGGGTTTTTTCAGGGTTTATCTCAAATGCGACAGCATTAATTGCAACACAAGTACCTAGAGAACAAAGTGGAAAAACATTAGGAACCTTAACTACAGGAAGTGTGACGGGTACGTTATTAGGCCCTTTTTTTGGTGGAGGCATAGCGGAATTGTTTGGTTACCGAATTCCTTTTTTATTAACAGGAGTTCTATTGCTACTTGTTTTTTTCTTGTGTTTATTTTTTGTGAAGGAAGAATTTCAACCAGTGGAAAAAGGCACGGAGCTTTCTGGTAGGGAAGTTTTGAAAAATTTGACGTATCCAAAAGTGATAATCGGCATGTTTGTTACAACGATGATGATTCAAGTTGCAGCGAATTCCATTAGTCCCATTCTTAGTCTGTATATAAAAGAATTACTAGGAGCCAATCAAAATGTTGCTTTCATTAGTGGAATTGTTGCTTCGGTTCCAGGAATTGCGACACTGATTGCAGCTCCTCGCTTAGGCGCTTTAGGGGATAAAATTGGAAGTGAACGTATTTTAATGGCAGGATTAATCTTCTCCATTTGCTTATTGATTCCAATGGCTTTTGTTACAAATGTATGGCAGTTAGCTGTTTTACGTTTCTTTTTAGGGATATCGGATGCTGCGTTAATTCCAGCCGTTCAAGCGATTTTAACTAAAAATAGTCCTCATGTTGTTGCAGGACGTATTTTCAGTTACAACCAGTCTTTTCAAGCAATGGGAAATGTCATGGGCCCTTTAATTGGTTCGATGATTTCAAGTAGCTTGGGATTTAGAGGTGTATTTATCATAACGCCGATGTTTGTTTTGTTCAATTTTCTGTTGGTTCGTAGAAATACAAAAAGCATCCATCATCAACGATAA
- the ybaK gene encoding Cys-tRNA(Pro) deacylase, translating into MKAKKGTKTNACRILDQENIQYQMYEFPWSEDHIDAKSVAEKLGIATDSIYKTLVTVGDKTGILVACISGGMELDLKALAKVSGNKKVEMLPMKELEKTTGYIRGGCSPIGMKKLFPTFIQKSAELEDEIIVSAGKRGMQLALNPKELALVTKARFVAIHH; encoded by the coding sequence ATGAAGGCTAAAAAAGGAACTAAAACAAATGCTTGCCGTATTTTAGATCAAGAAAATATCCAATATCAAATGTACGAATTTCCGTGGAGTGAAGACCATATCGATGCAAAGTCAGTTGCAGAAAAACTTGGAATTGCGACTGATTCCATCTACAAAACCTTAGTTACAGTAGGAGATAAGACCGGGATTTTGGTAGCATGTATTTCCGGTGGGATGGAATTAGATTTAAAAGCGTTAGCAAAAGTGAGTGGAAATAAAAAAGTGGAGATGCTCCCAATGAAGGAATTAGAAAAGACGACAGGGTATATTCGTGGCGGCTGTTCCCCAATTGGTATGAAAAAATTATTTCCTACTTTTATTCAAAAAAGTGCTGAACTGGAAGACGAAATTATCGTTTCAGCAGGAAAAAGAGGCATGCAATTGGCGTTAAATCCAAAGGAACTAGCGTTAGTGACGAAAGCTCGATTTGTAGCAATTCACCATTAA
- a CDS encoding class I SAM-dependent rRNA methyltransferase, with protein sequence MEKIKLKKVATKRVKEGYPLLVKGDFLSEPKQIDGRFVELVDDQKQFVAKGYLAKQNKGDGWVLTTNPKEELTQSFFERLFLKAEKSRNTLKLDESTTAYRFFNGEGDGLGGLTIDYYADYYVFSWYSEGIYTHHELILKAFQAVIKDCLGIYQKFRYDLKGKEQVSHFVGKEAPAPLMVLENGIRYATYLDDGLMTGIFLDQREVRETIREHYSMGKTVLNTFSYTGAFSIAAAMGGASETTSVDLANRSLPKTKEQFEVNGIDAKTQRILVMDVFDYFKYALKKNLSYDTVIIDPPSFARSKKRTFSVAKDYQKLLEEVIAITNQNGVIVASTNAANVTMEKFESFIQKAFETSSTRYSMLEKYTLPNDFKLNPHFPEGDYLKVCILRKK encoded by the coding sequence GTGGAAAAAATAAAATTAAAAAAAGTAGCGACAAAAAGAGTGAAGGAAGGCTATCCTTTATTAGTAAAAGGCGATTTTCTTTCAGAGCCTAAGCAAATTGATGGTCGTTTTGTGGAGTTGGTGGACGATCAAAAGCAATTTGTAGCTAAAGGGTATCTTGCCAAGCAAAATAAAGGTGACGGGTGGGTTTTAACAACAAATCCAAAAGAAGAGTTAACACAAAGCTTCTTTGAACGACTTTTTTTAAAGGCTGAAAAATCACGAAACACTTTGAAACTGGATGAATCTACGACAGCTTATCGCTTTTTTAATGGCGAAGGAGATGGTCTTGGAGGACTAACCATTGATTATTATGCCGATTATTATGTTTTTTCTTGGTATAGTGAAGGGATTTACACTCACCATGAATTGATTTTAAAGGCTTTTCAAGCCGTGATTAAAGACTGTCTAGGTATTTATCAAAAATTTCGGTATGATTTAAAAGGCAAAGAGCAAGTAAGTCATTTTGTAGGAAAAGAGGCACCAGCTCCATTAATGGTTCTTGAAAATGGGATTCGCTATGCAACGTATCTTGATGATGGCTTAATGACTGGTATTTTCTTAGATCAACGAGAAGTCAGAGAAACAATCCGTGAACATTATTCAATGGGAAAAACAGTTTTAAATACCTTTAGTTACACAGGTGCATTTTCCATCGCTGCAGCAATGGGAGGGGCAAGTGAAACAACTAGTGTTGATTTAGCCAATCGTAGCCTTCCTAAAACGAAAGAACAATTTGAAGTCAATGGAATTGATGCCAAGACACAACGAATTTTAGTCATGGATGTGTTTGATTACTTTAAATATGCGTTGAAAAAAAACTTATCTTACGATACGGTTATTATTGATCCACCAAGTTTTGCACGTTCCAAAAAACGAACCTTTAGTGTAGCGAAAGATTATCAAAAACTTTTAGAAGAAGTCATCGCTATTACAAATCAAAATGGTGTCATTGTTGCGTCAACAAATGCAGCCAATGTTACTATGGAAAAATTTGAAAGTTTTATTCAAAAGGCTTTTGAAACAAGTAGTACACGTTATAGTATGCTTGAAAAGTATACATTACCAAATGACTTTAAATTGAATCCACATTTTCCGGAAGGGGATTATTTAAAAGTTTGTATTTTAAGAAAAAAATAG